A window of the Macadamia integrifolia cultivar HAES 741 unplaced genomic scaffold, SCU_Mint_v3 scaffold170, whole genome shotgun sequence genome harbors these coding sequences:
- the LOC122064637 gene encoding probable beta-1,4-xylosyltransferase IRX9H isoform X1 → MASIRRTLSPMPRAGAMHNGELYSVCSSPLSKSSSCNQDYPPLGGSLSSLSGSMDSYSVLYRLQAALLGIITRRFRTLERSKSKGQLWRRALFHFFICFLVGIFIGLTPLISTNISINLGSKHQAFSFEVLSPDGNAHQYDGTSKKGSLAEAQRSQDNASLETWSVKQEQLLGISNDNPVTQLPFQDSDLMDRKLLIIVTPTYTRLFQAYYLNRLAQTLRLVSSPLLWIVVEMFSQSAETADILRRTGVMYRHLACYKNLTSVRDRRVHQRNVALSHIETHRLYGIVYFADDDNMYSVNLFEQMREIRRFGTWPVALLTASRSKSRLEGPVCNDSQVIGWHTARRNRRFHSAISGFAFNSTIIWEPKRWHRTMIEPIRQLDTVKEEVQESMFIEQVVEDESQMEGLGEDCSRIMVWHLHLEASYPSYPDGWFMKKNLDTVAPLL, encoded by the exons ATGGCTTCAATTAGAAGAACTTTGTCTCCAATGCCACGAGCTGGAGCCATGCACAATGGGGAGTTGTACTCAGTCTGTTCTTCTCCCTTGTCCAAGTCCTCCTCCTGTAATCAGGACTACCCACCATTGGGAGGATCTTTATCCTCCCTGTCTGGTTCAATGGATTCATATTCAGTTTTGTATAGACTTCAAGCTGCCCTTCTTGGTATTATAACTCGGAGATTTCGGACCTTAGAGAGGTCAAAATCAAAGGGGCAACTCTGGAGGAGagctttgtttcatttctttatttgctTTTTGGTTGGAATTTTCATTGGTTTGACCCCATTAATCTCCACAAACATCTCCATAAATCTTGGGTCCAAGCACCAAGCCTTCTCCTTTGAAGTCCTCTCTCCAGATGGAAATGCACACCAATATGATGGCACCTCAAAGAAGGGTTCTCTGGCTGAGGCTCAAAGATCCCAGGACAATGCCAGTTTAGAAACTTGGTCAGTGAAACAGGAACAGCTGCTTGGAATTTCTAATGATAACCCTGTAACCCAGTTGCCTTTTCAAGATTCAGATCTTATGGACAGGAAGCTTTTGATAATTGTGACACCGACTTATACTCGGCTATTTCAAGCATATTATTTGAATCGTCTAGCTCAGACCTTAAGACTGGTCTCTTCTCCTCTACTCTGGATAGTTGTGGAGATGTTCTCCCAATCTGCTGAGACAGCTGACATTTTGAGGAGAACAGGTGTTATGTACAGACATCTTGCATGCTACAAGAACCTAACCAGTGTAAGAGATAGACGTGTTCACCAAAGAAATGTGGCATTGTCTCACATTGAAACACATCGCCTCTATGGAATTGTCTACTTTGCGGATGATGATAACATGTATTCCGTCAATCTTTTTGAGCAAATGAGGGAGATCAG GCGTTTTGGTACATGGCCAGTTGCCTTATTAACAGCAAGCAGAAGTAAATCAAGATTGGAGGGTCCTGTCTGTAATGACAGTCAAGTTATCGGATGGCACACAGCCAGAAGAAACAGGAGATTTCATTCTGCCATATCAGGGTTTGCCTTTAATAGTACCATAATTTGGGAGCCAAAGAGATGGCACCGGACAATGATTGAACCCATTAGGCAGCTTGACACAGTCAAGGAAGAAGTCCAA GAGAGCATGTTCATTGAACAAGTTGTGGAGGATGAAAGCCAAATGGAAGGCTTAGGGGAGGactgctcaagaatcatggttTGGCATCTTCATCTGGAAGCTTCTTATCCTTCCTATCCTGATGGATGGTTCATGAAAAAGAATCTAGACACAGTTGCACCACTCCTTTGA
- the LOC122064637 gene encoding probable beta-1,4-xylosyltransferase IRX9H isoform X2, translated as MASIRRTLSPMPRAGAMHNGELYSVCSSPLSKSSSCNQDYPPLGGSLSSLSGSMDSYSVLYRLQAALLGIITRRFRTLERSKSKGQLWRRALFHFFICFLVGIFIGLTPLISTNISINLGSKHQAFSFEVLSPDGNAHQYDGTSKKGSLAEAQRSQDNASLETWSVKQEQLLGISNDNPVTQLPFQDSDLMDRKLLIIVTPTYTRLFQAYYLNRLAQTLRLVSSPLLWIVVEMFSQSAETADILRRTGVMYRHLACYKNLTSVRDRRVHQRNVALSHIETHRLYGIVYFADDDNMYSVNLFEQMREIRCPSLVWSGLLHLLHPFHLSYPSLMCPISVTQLLYRFISARRRLDSQVEKPMLQMIHFLHRLLSLVKLLLLRLMTYQLLKGKVHVLALKNLWLCILLITLFPCLIFPLPSMVLPCHFLLTSFPTPIMMP; from the exons ATGGCTTCAATTAGAAGAACTTTGTCTCCAATGCCACGAGCTGGAGCCATGCACAATGGGGAGTTGTACTCAGTCTGTTCTTCTCCCTTGTCCAAGTCCTCCTCCTGTAATCAGGACTACCCACCATTGGGAGGATCTTTATCCTCCCTGTCTGGTTCAATGGATTCATATTCAGTTTTGTATAGACTTCAAGCTGCCCTTCTTGGTATTATAACTCGGAGATTTCGGACCTTAGAGAGGTCAAAATCAAAGGGGCAACTCTGGAGGAGagctttgtttcatttctttatttgctTTTTGGTTGGAATTTTCATTGGTTTGACCCCATTAATCTCCACAAACATCTCCATAAATCTTGGGTCCAAGCACCAAGCCTTCTCCTTTGAAGTCCTCTCTCCAGATGGAAATGCACACCAATATGATGGCACCTCAAAGAAGGGTTCTCTGGCTGAGGCTCAAAGATCCCAGGACAATGCCAGTTTAGAAACTTGGTCAGTGAAACAGGAACAGCTGCTTGGAATTTCTAATGATAACCCTGTAACCCAGTTGCCTTTTCAAGATTCAGATCTTATGGACAGGAAGCTTTTGATAATTGTGACACCGACTTATACTCGGCTATTTCAAGCATATTATTTGAATCGTCTAGCTCAGACCTTAAGACTGGTCTCTTCTCCTCTACTCTGGATAGTTGTGGAGATGTTCTCCCAATCTGCTGAGACAGCTGACATTTTGAGGAGAACAGGTGTTATGTACAGACATCTTGCATGCTACAAGAACCTAACCAGTGTAAGAGATAGACGTGTTCACCAAAGAAATGTGGCATTGTCTCACATTGAAACACATCGCCTCTATGGAATTGTCTACTTTGCGGATGATGATAACATGTATTCCGTCAATCTTTTTGAGCAAATGAGGGAGATCAG gtgtcccagtctggtatggagtggacttctccatctcctccacccattccaTCTCTCATACCCTTCCCTGATGTGCCCAATATCAGTGACTCAgctcctctacaggtttatcagcgcaagaagaaggttggacagCCAAGTGGAGAAACCAATGCTCCAGATGATTCACTTCCTCCACCGCCTCctttctctggtgaagctcctccttCTCCGcttgatgacttaccaattgctcaaaggaaaggtacacgttcttgcactaaaaaatctatggttgtgtatcctattgataactttgtttccttgtctcatcttccctctcccatccatggtcttgccttgTCACTTTCTACTAACCTCATTCCCTACGCCCATAATGATGCCCTAA